CTATGCTGTCTCAAAACTGGGGGGAACGGCTCATGTGCAATTACTGCCCCGGACACGCACGTCTATAATGCATAACAAGTTTTTAGTTAGATTAACCGGCAACAAGGCGACTGAGGTGCTGATGGGTTCAGCAAATTTCACTACCGATGGGTTATCGCAACAAGCCAACTACTTGCATACTTTCGCCTGTCCTGAGCTTGCCGGGCATTATCTGGGCAGAAAGAGGATTCTGGAGGATGATCCTAAAAAAGCAGAAACGGCAAAACTTGCAGAATGGTCGGATGAAATCACTTTTAACGGGTTGCAAATCCGAGCGTATTTTTCACCCGAGAAAAAACCGGGAAGAATTGCCATGTCTCCAATAATTGACGCAATTAATAACGCAAAAAAATCTGTAGTTTTCTCACTATTCAGTCCTACTGACTCTGAACTTAGGAATGTTATTTTTGAAGCTGCTGACCGAGGCTTAATGATGTTTGGCTTGATAAATAAAGTTGATGATACTAAACCGGAAAGAACAAGCGAAAGGGCTGATGTTGTGGCAAGAGTTGAAATCTACCACAGATCAAAAAATAATAAGGATGTTTACGGGCATTCTTACTTTAAAAAAGACGAAGCCCCTGATGGTTTCTGGTGGGAAAAAAGCGGTTTTGGAAAAAGAAAACATCCCGTTTATATTCATCACAAGTTTATTGTTATAGATGCTGAAACCGATAATCCAACCATTTATACAGGCTCTGCCAACATGAGCAGCAACTCCAATTACAATAATGATGAAAACCTTCTTGAAATCAAGGGAGGGAAAGAGCTGGCATCCATTTATCTGGCGGAATTTTTGAGACTTTATGAGCATTACAGGGCAAGAGTTCAATGGGATGACTTTATAAAAAAGGGGGAAAAATCAACTTATAAGCTTGCGGGAAATTCAAGATGGGCAAAAGACGATTATGACTCTAATAACCCAAAATCAAAGTCAAGGCTTTCAATGGTTGGGCAATAGTTTCAACCCTGCCCTCTTAGGAGGTCAGCCGTGCCAAAACATAGAAGTCTTTCGGGGAGCCCATTTATAAACCCTAACCGCAGGACATAAGAGAAAGGAGGAAAAATTCAGGATTTACAGGTGGCTTGCAACTGAAGGCGCCCTGATATTTGATTTCGGGGCAAAATAAACTGGACAGTTCACTGTGATGGGATTGTCCCAATAATTCAAGAGAGGAGATTACAAATGACTAAAACTGCATCAGTCAAAGAATTCAACTTAAAAGTAGCCAAGCTTATCAAGGAATTAAGCCCAGAGGAAATCGTGGAAGTTCTAAGCTCTGAAGAATCCTTAATTAATATGCCGCACGATAAGAATATTCATCGTCGTGTCAGCCCTGAAGCTAAAAGCCAAGTTAGTTAATTCAGCAGAACTAACTATCTGTGCCGCAAGGCACAGATAGTTAGTAATTTAGTGAGGCAACCAAAAAATGACAGACCTTTTACTTGTTTTTCCTCCTCAATGGAGCCCTTTTCAGCCACCTCTCGCTCCGCCAAGTTTATCTGCATGGTTAAAGCGAGAAGGTTTTGATGTGTCCAGTCAGGACGTAAATATATTATTTTTTGAATGGCTTCTATCGGATGAATGCGCAGAAATACTTATTAAAAGAGTTAGAAAACTGCCCTTAAGACAATCCCAAAAGGACGGATATGAAGCTGTATTGAAGAATGCTGGTGACTTTAGGCGGGATATATTTTCACTTCGGGACTTAAAAAAATCAAAAATATCTTTAAATCATGAGGATTTGATAAAAAAATACTATATCGCCACAAAAGCTCTTGAGGTATACCTGGAAGTTATTTCAAAGATATCTGATGCTTTTGCATTATATCCATATGATTTTCGATTGAAAGGAGGCAATCTTAATTTCAATACGTTAGAACAAATGCTGCTCAACCCTCCCGAAGTGTTCAGCATTTATGCCGAACAAATAATTGAGAAGAATATTATGCCTGCAAATCCAAAAATTATAGGATTATCCTGTCTAGGACAGGAACAATTATATTTCGTTCTTTTATTCGGGCAATTACTTAAATCCAGATCGGACATTCCTATTATTGTTGGAGGAACTTTCTTGACTAGAATATTTGAGCAAGGCTCCCTGAAAGCGAGCTGGTTTACGAAATATTTCGATATTATCGTAATAAATGAAGGAGAAAAACCGTGTCAAGAAATATTGTCAAATCTCAGAGACGGCTTTGCTCTTACCAAAGAAGTTTCCGGGATAATATTTTTGGAAGATAACACGATTGTCTCATCCCCTCCCGGCAGAGCATTAAATCCAGCAGAAATACCTATTCCTGATTTTGATGACATGCCCCTTGAGCGTTATTTTTCCATTGCGACTACCCTTCCACTTCTCGCATCAAGAGGATGTTACTGGGGCAAATGTGAATTTTGTCGTCATGGAATGGTTTATGGTGATAATAATTTTAAGGTTTATGAAATTAACAAGGTATTAGATACAGTGAACCATCTTTCACAAAAATATAACATTTCACAATTCTCATTTCGAGATGAAGCAATGCCGCCTTCCATCATTCGTCAATTAGGTAAAGTGTTTCCTCCTCATGTTGAAACGGGTTGGACCTTTTCAGGAGACGTTCGCTTCGATAAATCATTTACCATGGATGATTTCACAAATCTTTATAAGATCGGATTTCGATCTCTTCAGGTAGGATTAGAATCAGGATCAGAACATGTTCTGAAATTGATGAAGAAAGGAGATGATAATTACAGAAAAGAAACAATGATTAGAAATTTAGCAACTGCAACTGAATCCGGCATTTGGATACACTGCTTTTTATTTTTTGGCTTTCCCGGTGAAACCGATGAAGACGCCAGGCAAACTTATGAGTTTGTTTTGCATCATGCAAATACAATAGGCAATTTTGGATGCGGAACTTTTATCCTGGAACATAATTCGCCAATTTTCCGTCATGTTAATGATTTTGGCGTACGAATAATGAATCAGTCCGATAACACGCGCATGAACGTATTTTATGAACACGAAGTTTCCGAAGGTATTTCAATCAAGAGAGCTTTGGAATGGATGGAAACACTTGTATCGGCGTCAAACAAAATATCAAAATTTCACGCTGTCAGCTGGATACCCAGGGAACAATATCTCTGTATTCTATCCAGAATAGAACCTCATCAACTTATAGAAGAAGGACAGTCCATCCGCACATTTAAAAATTTACCCCAAAATGCTTCTTTATCGGAAATAGCCAGTTTGATTTCGCATCCAAGAGAAGAAAATACTGTTATATTGATTAATCGAATAAATCACCGGATTTTAAATCTAAAAGGCAAATCGTCTGAACTAATACGCTTATTTTATGAAAACGATTTTGAGTTGCTCAAAATGCATGAATATTGCCCAAATTGTATCGACTGGCTCTGAGGCGTTAAACCTCTTTAATTGTTCCGCGGCTCATCCTTAGCTGTCTCCCTGCCTTGCGAGTTCTATGCTGTGCGTTATAAAAATAAAGGTGTCGACTTCAAATTAAAACTTTAGGGCTGTGAGGGTTCCCCTGTTTCCTCTAAAAGTTGTCTTATATATTTCAGAGCTTCTTCGGCGGCTTCTTCATCCACTTTCTGTATGGCGAAACCTGCATGCACCAGGACAAAGTCTCCAATCTTTGCATCATCAGGCATAAGGAGAAGGCTTACACTGCGTTGTGCGCCATAGACCTCAACAGTGGCATTCAAATCCTGAATCGTTATTATTTTAGATGGAACTGCAAGGCACATTTTTTTCTCCCGTTAAAATAGTCTAATGCATTACTTCATAATCTGTAAACAGGCTCGTAAATCAAGGCTCTGTTGTGATTTTTGAATGATTCCCCAGCGCTTTTATTTTCTTGAGTTCATCAAAAACAAGTTCTTTAACCTTAGGCATTGCCATTCTGACTTCATCTGACAGTTCAAGCCCCCATAAAATGTTTTTCGGCTGTACAGCTATAATCACTGTTTTTGGCTTTGCGCCTGTAAGCGCAGCCATATCAAGGACGTCTGTGAGGCTTATCTGGTGAAGTGATATTTTCTGTTCTGAATGAAAGCTCATATCCTCTGGAGAAAACTTGAATATTGATCCCGGCGCGTCACCGGCCTCTACAACATCTATTACAATCAGGTAATCAATTGAACGAAATGCAGGGATAAGCTGGTGGCTTACTGTCCCAGCTTCAAGTATCTGAACATTGGGAGGAAATGCGGTTTCTTCAAGCGATTGAATTAGATGGACTCCGAATCCGTCATCTCTGAGCAGAATATTCCCCACGCCAAGAATTAAAACTTTAGGGGGAGGCGATACACCTCCCCCACTTTGCTCAAGAATACCCTTTTTTGTCATTGCGAGCAAAGCGAAGCAATCCCACTATTTTCTTGAGATTGCTTCGGGACTCCGTCCCTCGCAATGACACTCCTATAATAGATATTACCCTTTTCATTCATCAGAATTTTTTCTTGAGTTTATAGCCTGTAAAAATGGAACTGAAGGTCTTGTCTTTGTGGACAACAGACCATATCAAACCCATATACATATGGGCGCCGAGAAAGATGATGAAAACCCACATTGAAAGGAAATGCCATATTCTTGTGTAGGATTCACCACCGAGCATTGCATTAACCCATCTGAAACTCTCCTGAGCGTTGATGAATCCGAATGCATTTCCTTTATAAAGAGCCGCGCCTGTAAATGTTGTGAAGATTATCAGCACTGCAATTAAGAGATAGGCAAACGCCTGGAGCGGATTATACTTCCTGTAATCTTTATGCGTATCATTTACGAAGAGATAGTAAGCGAGCATATCAGGAAGATCTTTCAGGTTTTTAGTTATGCTGAAGTCTTTCCAGTCTCTGTCAAATGCAGAGTTGAATGCCAGGTATACTCTTACAACAAGCCCCAGGACAAGCGCATATGCAGCAACAGAATGAAAAAATTTCATCCAAGACATTACTGCGCTTTCAGCGCTCCCGCTTATAAACGGCCAGTGGATGTAAAACCCTGTGAATACGAGTGCCGCTATTGCAATGACCCTGACCCAGTGCTCTGCTCTTAACGCCAAACTCCATTCATATTTAAGTTCATTTGCCATATCTCCTCCCTATGACACCTTAAATTGCATTATCCTGTTGGATTCGGGATGTATCACGTGGACTGTGCACGCAAGACACGGATCAAATGAATGCACAACCCTCAAGACCTCAAGAGGTTTCTCAGGATTGACTACTGCCGTTCCGACAAGCGCCTCCTCAATCGGTCCCCTTACACCCTTGTCATCCCTCGGGCAAACGTTCCACGTTGTAGGCACAACGCACTGGTAGTTTTTAATCTTCTTCCCTTCAACATCTAACCAATGCCCCAGCGCTCCTCTGGGAGCTTCCCATAGTCCGATACCTTTTGCCTTGTCAGGTATTTCGTACGGCGTATAAACCTCTGCCTTGCCTTTTTTGATATTCTCTACAATATCAAGTCCCCACTGATACATGGAATCAGCAACCATCTTGCATTCAAGCGCACGGGCCGCAATCCTGCCGACCACACCCAGGAGAACCTGCGGCTTTCCTGCGTGCCCGATTGCAGCCAATGTGTTGTCAATCAGTTTTTTCGCTGTTGGCTGTCCCGATGCATACGCCACGAGCATT
This genomic stretch from Nitrospirota bacterium harbors:
- a CDS encoding HypC/HybG/HupF family hydrogenase formation chaperone, which gives rise to MCLAVPSKIITIQDLNATVEVYGAQRSVSLLLMPDDAKIGDFVLVHAGFAIQKVDEEAAEEALKYIRQLLEETGEPSQP
- a CDS encoding radical SAM protein; its protein translation is MTDLLLVFPPQWSPFQPPLAPPSLSAWLKREGFDVSSQDVNILFFEWLLSDECAEILIKRVRKLPLRQSQKDGYEAVLKNAGDFRRDIFSLRDLKKSKISLNHEDLIKKYYIATKALEVYLEVISKISDAFALYPYDFRLKGGNLNFNTLEQMLLNPPEVFSIYAEQIIEKNIMPANPKIIGLSCLGQEQLYFVLLFGQLLKSRSDIPIIVGGTFLTRIFEQGSLKASWFTKYFDIIVINEGEKPCQEILSNLRDGFALTKEVSGIIFLEDNTIVSSPPGRALNPAEIPIPDFDDMPLERYFSIATTLPLLASRGCYWGKCEFCRHGMVYGDNNFKVYEINKVLDTVNHLSQKYNISQFSFRDEAMPPSIIRQLGKVFPPHVETGWTFSGDVRFDKSFTMDDFTNLYKIGFRSLQVGLESGSEHVLKLMKKGDDNYRKETMIRNLATATESGIWIHCFLFFGFPGETDEDARQTYEFVLHHANTIGNFGCGTFILEHNSPIFRHVNDFGVRIMNQSDNTRMNVFYEHEVSEGISIKRALEWMETLVSASNKISKFHAVSWIPREQYLCILSRIEPHQLIEEGQSIRTFKNLPQNASLSEIASLISHPREENTVILINRINHRILNLKGKSSELIRLFYENDFELLKMHEYCPNCIDWL
- the cybH gene encoding Ni/Fe-hydrogenase, b-type cytochrome subunit is translated as MANELKYEWSLALRAEHWVRVIAIAALVFTGFYIHWPFISGSAESAVMSWMKFFHSVAAYALVLGLVVRVYLAFNSAFDRDWKDFSITKNLKDLPDMLAYYLFVNDTHKDYRKYNPLQAFAYLLIAVLIIFTTFTGAALYKGNAFGFINAQESFRWVNAMLGGESYTRIWHFLSMWVFIIFLGAHMYMGLIWSVVHKDKTFSSIFTGYKLKKKF
- a CDS encoding HyaD/HybD family hydrogenase maturation endopeptidase, with translation MTKKGILEQSGGGVSPPPKVLILGVGNILLRDDGFGVHLIQSLEETAFPPNVQILEAGTVSHQLIPAFRSIDYLIVIDVVEAGDAPGSIFKFSPEDMSFHSEQKISLHQISLTDVLDMAALTGAKPKTVIIAVQPKNILWGLELSDEVRMAMPKVKELVFDELKKIKALGNHSKITTEP
- a CDS encoding phospholipase; amino-acid sequence: MEKVKIKPYIGTKMILLAFNWESGKDRSDFLGFAIKRSPGYGKAKENWLPNRISFDGPVKGREFPSNKSPIQKFMWWDNRVNHKDRSIEYTYTIYPVVGSKDNLNLVENAKSSIKTKLLPDEFNGVGTYFNRAVVSSQAFSKKFPKGVTSANKLKALKWLADGLEQVIPSFLNNSDAVEGAIYHLEDKYWIIPAFEDYPKSISLVYDNAKGDDKTNSYAVSKLGGTAHVQLLPRTRTSIMHNKFLVRLTGNKATEVLMGSANFTTDGLSQQANYLHTFACPELAGHYLGRKRILEDDPKKAETAKLAEWSDEITFNGLQIRAYFSPEKKPGRIAMSPIIDAINNAKKSVVFSLFSPTDSELRNVIFEAADRGLMMFGLINKVDDTKPERTSERADVVARVEIYHRSKNNKDVYGHSYFKKDEAPDGFWWEKSGFGKRKHPVYIHHKFIVIDAETDNPTIYTGSANMSSNSNYNNDENLLEIKGGKELASIYLAEFLRLYEHYRARVQWDDFIKKGEKSTYKLAGNSRWAKDDYDSNNPKSKSRLSMVGQ